In the genome of Falco naumanni isolate bFalNau1 chromosome W, bFalNau1.pat, whole genome shotgun sequence, one region contains:
- the LOC121080427 gene encoding uncharacterized protein LOC121080427, whose product TTKEVPYSATELAKLKKDFGRTPKESETEYVWRVSLSGGDQILLSEKEAKGYWGPGVFLTTGNQNAPWSLTQRTAYWAGGLNLLERGDPLAIVGTVDQLVKSVQMMYDLELKPRHESPMMMPVDPEQMTPLIRGLLDSLKPIGIQLQGKIQAMSQGDRAVAALEGIVNPNCRPQEKKVWTWGEVTQELINYGRKYGPVVTSVSKPESKVLRRTEMKAPPNKSKETFPVTASGDKDVGSRQKSFWSMGWRKGIPRELMDGLPTEKLGNLVLGWPENPQIKVENPVPSAPLLDLTTSHKPLEN is encoded by the coding sequence ACTACTAAAGAAGTGCCATATTCGGCAACTGAACTAGCTAAATTGAAAAAAGATTTTGGCCGTACTCCTAAGGAGTCGGAAACAGAGTATGTTTGGAGAGTGTCATTGTCTGGTGGGGACCAGATATTGTTAAGTGAAAAAGAAGCCAAAGGCTATTGGGGGCCTGGAGTGTTTTTAACCACCGGCAATCAAAATGCTCCCTGGTCCCTAACCCAGAGGACAGCCTATTGGGCTGGAGGATTAAATCTGTTGGAGAGGGGAGATCCCCTTGCAATTGTTGGGACAGTTGACCAATTGGTAAAAAGTGTACAAATGATGTATGACTTGGAACTTAAACCGAGACATGAATCCCCAATGATGATGCCGGTCGATCCAGAACAAATGACTCCTCTTATAAGAGGACTCCTCGATTCTCTGAAACCTATTGGCATTcaattacaaggaaaaatacaggCGATGTCCCAGGGGGATAGGGCTGTCGCCGCATTAGAAGGAATTGTGAACCCTAATTGTCGacctcaggaaaagaaagtttggACCTGGGGAGAGGTCACTCAAGAATTGATTAACTATGGGAGAAAATATGGCCCTGTAGTCACTTCTGTTTCCAAACCAGAATCAAAAGTCTTAAGGCgcacagaaatgaaagcacCCCCGAACAAAAGTAAAGAGACATTTCCTGTAACAGCGTCTGGTGACAAAGATGTAGGGAGCAGACAAAAGAGTTTCTGGTCCATGGGATGGCGAAAAGGCATTCCCCGAGAACTTATGGACGGGTTGCCGACAGAAAAATTGGGAAATTTGGTACTGGGATGGCCTGAAAATCCACAAATTAAAGTCGAAAATCCTGTTCCCAGTGCTCCTTTATTGGATTTAACCACCTCCCACAAGCCGCTGGAAAACTAA